The stretch of DNA AAGCGCATAGGATGACTGTGTATGAAGGGCCCTTAAACCAAGCTCTTTCGCTCTTGCCAATGCATCACGGCGTATTTTCCAAATAAGTCCCGCAACTGCTATGTACGGGTCCAGCTCAATCACCCGCTTAATGCTGTCGAAGTTAAACGAAGAAATAATGATTCTCTCCCGCATCTGGTAAGCGTTAATCAAATCCAGCACTTGTTTTTCGATTCCGTGGTAAGGTACTTTATTCGTTTTGAGTTCAATATTGATCTGCAGCTTATTGCCTGCCGCCCACTTAAAAAATTCATCAAGTGTTGGAATTTTTTCGCCTGCGAAGGACGGACTGAACCAGCTTCCTGCATCAAGCTGTGCCAATTCATCCAGCGTCATTCGCCCAATGGCTCCCCTGCCGTTTGTTGTCCGATTAACGGTTTCATCATGAATAATGACAAGCTCTCCATCCCTTGTCATTTGTACATCGAGTTCAATGCCGTCTGCCCCTTTTTGAGCAGCTGCCCGGAAAGCGGCCATTGTATTTTCGGGGCATGTTCCGCTTGCACCGCGATGGGCAAAAATGACCGGCTTTTGATTCATGCTGATCTCTCCTTTTTATATCATCCTCTTTATCTTATGTTAAATGAAAGAAGAAGCGCCAGTTTTGAGCTATGCGCTGCTAGGACGCTATACATGTTAAACCGGTTTTCCTCATAAAAAAACGGCTTCCTTGTGCGGAAGCCGTTTTTTTATTTCTTTTTAATTTTTACAAACATCACTTTTAAATAATGGCCTTCAGGAAAAGCCTCTATGGTTCGAAAATCTTCCGGCAGCCCGTATTGCTCGACAATCTCATAAGCCGCTCCCTGTTCCTTGCAGGCTTCTTTAATAAACTTCTTAAATGTTTTTACATCCACAGCGCTGCTGTTTGTAGAGGCGACAATGATGCCTTTATGCTTCGTTAACTGAATCGTTTCTTCAAGCAGCTTTGTATAATCTTTTGCTGCGCTGAAGGTCCGTTTTTTTGTTTTCGCAAAACTGGGCGGGTCGACAACAACAAGATCAAAGGTCCGCTTTTTTCGGGCAGCGTATTTAAAATATTGAAATACATCGTCCACAACGATTTCCTGCTCCGAGACATCAATTCCGTTCGCTTCAAATTGCTGGATTGTCTTTGGCCTGCTTCGGTTGGCGACATCAACACTTGTTGTTTTTACAGCGCCTCCAAGCACAGAAGAAACAGAAAATGCGCCTGTATAGGAAAACATATTAAGCATTTCCGCACCTTTGGCATATCTTGTGCGGATCGCATTTCTTACTTCACGCTGATCAAGAAAAATTCCGGTCATAGCACCGTCATTTAAATCCACACAAAAATTCACGCCATTTTCTTTGATCAGCATTGGAAACTCGCCGCGCTCTCCTTCTACAAAATCATCATCTTCAATGTACTGCCCTTTCTGGTCAAAGCGCTTTTTCTCATAAATCCCTTTGAATTCGAGCTTCTCGCGCATGGCAGTCAGGATGTCTTTCCGGAATGAGTAAATACCCTCGCTGTACCAGTGAATAACATAAAAACCGTCATAGTAATCGATAATTAGCCCGCCAATTCCGTCTCCTTCACCATTAAACAAGCGAAAAGCCGTTGTATCAGGGTCTTTCATCAGCTCTTTACGGTGCTGAAAAGCCGCCTCTATTTTGCGGGCGAAAAAAGCAGCATCGATATATTCTTCCGGCTCCCGGGTGATGACCCAGCCGATGCCTTTATTTTGTACGCCGTAATAGCCGGTACCGATATAGTTTTTTTTATCATCTAAAATACGGAGAATATCCCCTTCTTCTTTGAGTGCTTTTGGGTTTTCAATCGCTTCTTTTTCAAGAAGAGGGTATCCCGCGCGAAGCTTTGCTGCCGCTTTTTTGTTTACCTTTATATTGATCAGTGTTTTCATTCCAGCCCCCTGAACGCTTTTTTCTTTATCTTATCAGAACCTGTGTGCAAACAGCATGTTTTAATGATTATGATGCTAGAAAGCAGGTATATATCACTACTGGTTTTTCGGGGCTTTAAATTCAAATTGAACGGTGCCTTCACTTTTATCTTTCCAAACGAGATAAGCGTCAAATGGCCGCTTTCCTTTAAAGCCTTTGATTAAGTTCGTTTTTCCTTTCTGAAGAAGCTTTTTTACATTCGCTGCACTGATTGACTTGCCGAGCATTTTTTTGCCGAGTATAAACCCGCATTTTGATGATTGGTAAGCGGAACAGC from Domibacillus sp. DTU_2020_1001157_1_SI_ALB_TIR_016 encodes:
- a CDS encoding class I SAM-dependent rRNA methyltransferase: MKTLINIKVNKKAAAKLRAGYPLLEKEAIENPKALKEEGDILRILDDKKNYIGTGYYGVQNKGIGWVITREPEEYIDAAFFARKIEAAFQHRKELMKDPDTTAFRLFNGEGDGIGGLIIDYYDGFYVIHWYSEGIYSFRKDILTAMREKLEFKGIYEKKRFDQKGQYIEDDDFVEGERGEFPMLIKENGVNFCVDLNDGAMTGIFLDQREVRNAIRTRYAKGAEMLNMFSYTGAFSVSSVLGGAVKTTSVDVANRSRPKTIQQFEANGIDVSEQEIVVDDVFQYFKYAARKKRTFDLVVVDPPSFAKTKKRTFSAAKDYTKLLEETIQLTKHKGIIVASTNSSAVDVKTFKKFIKEACKEQGAAYEIVEQYGLPEDFRTIEAFPEGHYLKVMFVKIKKK
- a CDS encoding glycerophosphodiester phosphodiesterase, whose translation is MNQKPVIFAHRGASGTCPENTMAAFRAAAQKGADGIELDVQMTRDGELVIIHDETVNRTTNGRGAIGRMTLDELAQLDAGSWFSPSFAGEKIPTLDEFFKWAAGNKLQINIELKTNKVPYHGIEKQVLDLINAYQMRERIIISSFNFDSIKRVIELDPYIAVAGLIWKIRRDALARAKELGLRALHTQSSYALSGYGREAVNSGMLLRLYTINHPKEWERIRGSGVPVEALITDFPERFR